TTTTCGAGCCAGGCCTCTCGGAAATTATGCAGTCTGCCATTCAATCTGGGAATATTCAGTTTACCTCAGATATAGCCGCAGGAGTTGGCCACGGAGAAATTCTATTTATCGCTGTGGGAACGCCACCTTTGCCTACTGGGGAAAGTGATACTCGTTATGTCGAAGCTGTGGCTCGTGGAATTGGGGCAAATTTAAACGGTGGTTATAAAGTCATCGTCAATAAGTCTACAGTACCGATTGGCTCAGGTGACTGGGTGCGGATGCTTGTTTTAGATGGAATCGCTGAACGTCAGAAAACACTTGTACCCGCCGGTGGGGGGTTAAGTGAAGATAAATTGCCGGAAGTTGTAGCCCAATTTGATGTGGTGAGCAATCCAGAGTTTTTGCGCGAAGGTTCAGCGGTGTATGACACCTTTAACCCTGATCGCATTGTACTAGGAGGCAATAGCCAAAGAGCGATCGCCCTAATGCAACAACTGTACGCCCCAATTGTGGAACGCAAGTTTGCAGAAAATCAATCTTTACCTCCTGTGCCAATTCTGGCAACAGACCTCAGTTCGGCAGAAATGATTAAGTACGCCGCTAACGCTTTTTTGGCGACTAAAATTAGTTTTATTAACGAAGTTGCTAATATTTGCGATCGCGTTGGTGCTGATGTCACCCAAGTAGCAAAAGGCATCGGTTTAGATTCGCGCATTGGTAATAAATTTTTACAAGCTGGTATTGGCTGGGGCGGTTCCTGTTTCCCCAAAGATGTCGCTGCCTTGATTCACACTGCTGATGATTATGGGTATGAAGCCCAGCTACTTAAATCTGCTGTGAGTGTTAACGAACGCCAACGCTTGATTGCTTTGGAAAAACTCCAACAAGTTCTAAAAATCCTCAAAGGCAAAACTGTTGGACTACTCGGTCTAACATTCAAGCCTGATACCGATGATTTGCGCGATGCTCCAGCACTTAACCTGATTGAACAACTGAACCGACTAGGAGCCAAAGTCAAAGCCTACGACCCAATTGTTTCCCAAACGGGTCTACGTCATGGGCTTTCTGGTGTATTAGTAGAAACCGATGCTGAAAGACTTGCTGATGGCTGCGATGCACTGGTACTCGTAACCGAATGGCAGCAGTTTAGCACTCTGGACTACGGTAAGATGGCGAAATTAATGAACCACCCCGTAATTATTGACGGTCGTAACTACCTCGACCCTGAAACAATGGTAAGGGCAGGATTCCAATACGTAGGCGTTGGAAGATAGAAAAGTAAGAATTAAAAATATTTTAATTCAACATTTAATAATTACAGTGCCGCTTAGATTGTTCTAGGCGGCATTTCATTTGTTTTAAACTTTACGCCTTTGTAACAGACGTTTTGCTTAACGTGGGCAACCCTCTGAAGTTATGATACCTGTGGCAAGCCGCTCCGACGCCAATTGGGAAACCCGCCCAAGGCGTTGGATCGACTTTTCGCTGCGGCAAGCTGCAAAACGTCTCTGGAGGAAATCTCAGATCAAACTTATCTCCGCATAGAAATATCGTGGTCTTTACGTGAGACTCTGACCTCAAGAACTGTGTGGAATACGCTCAATCTCCGCATATCCACTGAAAATCAACTTTTGACCTTCAGTTTCTAATCGGTTGAGCCGCATTTTTACTCCATCGAGGTCAAAGCGATCTAAATCGACCATATTATCTAAAATTTCTACCAGTGCCACACTCAAGGTCTGTGAAATTTCTTTTTGTGCTTCTGGCACAAGGTCAAGTTCAATTTTTGGATCTTTAAAGGAAATTCGCCGCCGCCTTTCAATGCCTATGGTTAAGATCATGCTCAGCGGCACAAGTTCGCCATTGTTTAAATCAGCCTTAGCAGAAATTCGCAAGCGAGTTTCGGGCAAGAGTTCCACCTGGACTTCCGTGAAGGAAACTGGTTTACCATCAGATAATGCCGTTAAGGCTGGCAAGGTGAGGTTAAGCAGGCGTTTTTTCACTAGATCCGCTTTAAAAGCATTATTGATGCCTGCTTCTGATAAGATTACTTGGGCGATCGCTTGAGTAGGTTGCTTGAGAGTGAGTTTGCCACTCAAAACCGAACCGAAGTCAATGGCAACTGCATCGGTCTCAAAAGACATCTCCTCTACTGCGAAATCTTTACGAATCACTAGGCCACGACCGCTCATTTTGAAGCTATCAATGCTGCCTTGCAACAGTTTGCTAGAGGGGTAGCAGCGCACAAAGACTTCTACTGACTCGCTTTGGGTAAACAGGTGGCGAATCGTTTGGCTAGCGACTGTGTTTAGCATCCGCTCTCCCCAGTCTGTGCCTTTAGGATCTGTTAAACCAGTAAGTCCGCCGAACATTTGGGTTTGGTCTCTAGAAGTTCTTTGTACTTTTGTAACAAAATGTGAACAATACAGCAAGTGTCTGAAGATTGGTTGTTCTGATGGGCAAGTGTAGGATGACTGATGGCAAGAAGTTAAATGTAACAAAATGTGAACAATACAGCAAGTGTCTGAAGATTGGTTGTTCTAATGGGCAAGTATAGGATGGCTGATGGCAAGAAGTTAAATGTAACGTATTTTATCATTTAGATTGACTAGTTTAAAACACTACACTGCTAATAGGGTTCACCTAGAACACAATTTACAAGCACCCTAACGACTGATCAGTTGATCAGGAAAAATAATCAAGCCTTGAGTGGCAATAAAGGCGATTTTTAAGCACTTTGAATTGTAGCGATCGCCAAGCGTTAACAGTGACTCATAGGTGGGAATACTTCAATTAAGTTATTAGTTTGATTCTCACCGTTGTTAAATATGACACAAATTTATCTTCTGGAACTTGCAAAACAGGTCGATACCAATGCAATTAATACTTTGGTAAGCCAATGGTTAAACTTACCTAACATTACGGCAAAAACAAGTCTAAAACAAGACTGTTTACAGATAATGCTGGAATCAGTCAATTTTTCAGAGCAAGAATCATTAATTCCACTAATTCATTACGGATTGATGATTTAGGTATTCAGTCTGTTAAAAAGGTAAAATTAAACGAGAAATTAGAAAGTGGAGCTGAACAAAGGAAGTGATTTGCTGATCAAATTTTTCATAGAGAGAGAGCAGCGATCGCAACCTCTAGGGCGCAGTGCGATCACCATTTCGCCTAACTGATAGAATTGTTTTTAAAATCTGTGTAAAGCTTTAAAAGCGCAGGTTTGCGAAAAAACATGACACAAGCCAACTCACCTCAAGCCATTGCAGTTTATATTCCCCCAACGCTAACACTGATAGTCAGCCACGAGCAGTTAGTTGAATTGGCGATCGCTAACCGAGATTTACAGCTAGAACGAACTGCTAGAGGAGAGTTGATTGTCATGGCTCCAACTGGAGGAATCACAGGAAATAGAAATTCAGATATCGAAGGACAACTTTGGTTGTGGAACCGTCAAACAAAACTAGGTCAGACATTTAATTCCTCGACTGGTTTTCATCTTCCCAACGGAGCTGATCGCTCTCCCGATGCAGCTTGGGTGCGTCAAGACAGATGGAACACACTCACCCCAGAACAGCAAGATGGTTTTGTCCCACTTTGCCCTGATTTTGTACTAAAACTGCGCTCTAAAAATGACAATATGAAACCCCTACGAGCCAAAATGATGGAATATATGGAAAATGGGGCTTGTTTGGGTTGGTTAATTGATCGGAAAAACAAAAAGGTAGAGATTTATCGGCAAGGTCAAGACGTAGAAGTTTTGGATAATCCGGTAACTTTGTCGGGTGAAAATGTCTTACCGGGATTTGTCCTGGATTTGACCGAGGTTTGGAAGTAATCGTCAACTTTATTCGATTTTGTAGGTTAACTAACTAAGGAATATCTGGATGAGTAAAGATGTGATGACTACTGTTAACCCGTGATAGAGAAAATCAAAATGCCTCAACTAAAGTAACCAGTTCATTAAACTGAATATTTTTATAACCAGAAAGAATTTTCTCTAGTAATTTGCGCTTTTTGGATATTTCTACACCCTATCATCCCAAAGCCAAAAGTGCGATCACTTCTCTCTACTCTTCCTTACAGTTAAAAATCTTTGACAAATTCTGTTAAGAAGCGGAAAGCTTTAAGAATATAGTTGGCGCAATCTTTAGGAGAGGTATTGTAGAACGATCGCCACGCACTAGCTTTATCTTCATCATAGCGATCGCCGCGTTCGGGATGATTTTCTAACCATGCTAATCGTACTGCATGACCGATTAATACATCCAATACAATATATTCTTCGATTTGCAAATTGGGGTTTTTCGCTGCGATTGCGGCTAATCCTGCCAATGCTTCAATATTAACTTGTCGGTACTCTGGAGCTTCAATTTTATTTAGCAGATGCTCTACTAACAGAGCAAAATTTCTTTCTCCCGCAGTCATTTCTGATAGCATTAACTCACTATCTAAACGATTGCGGCGCTCTAGTTTATCGCCAATTACTAGGCCTTTGCAATGTTGTAACAATACCCAAACTTGTTTGAAAAACTCTTTTGGTACACGGCCAGTTGCACCTTCTCCTTGACGAAACCGTCGCCAACCGCCAGGTGGAACTTCTATTTCTTCAGCGATCGCTGTTTGTACCACCCAAGCAATATCACTTTCT
This region of Nostoc sp. UHCC 0302 genomic DNA includes:
- a CDS encoding Uma2 family endonuclease; the protein is MTQANSPQAIAVYIPPTLTLIVSHEQLVELAIANRDLQLERTARGELIVMAPTGGITGNRNSDIEGQLWLWNRQTKLGQTFNSSTGFHLPNGADRSPDAAWVRQDRWNTLTPEQQDGFVPLCPDFVLKLRSKNDNMKPLRAKMMEYMENGACLGWLIDRKNKKVEIYRQGQDVEVLDNPVTLSGENVLPGFVLDLTEVWK
- a CDS encoding DUF2993 domain-containing protein encodes the protein MFGGLTGLTDPKGTDWGERMLNTVASQTIRHLFTQSESVEVFVRCYPSSKLLQGSIDSFKMSGRGLVIRKDFAVEEMSFETDAVAIDFGSVLSGKLTLKQPTQAIAQVILSEAGINNAFKADLVKKRLLNLTLPALTALSDGKPVSFTEVQVELLPETRLRISAKADLNNGELVPLSMILTIGIERRRRISFKDPKIELDLVPEAQKEISQTLSVALVEILDNMVDLDRFDLDGVKMRLNRLETEGQKLIFSGYAEIERIPHSS
- a CDS encoding UDP-glucose/GDP-mannose dehydrogenase family protein is translated as MRVCVIGTGYVGLVTGACLAHIGHDVICVDNNEEKVKLMKSGQSPIFEPGLSEIMQSAIQSGNIQFTSDIAAGVGHGEILFIAVGTPPLPTGESDTRYVEAVARGIGANLNGGYKVIVNKSTVPIGSGDWVRMLVLDGIAERQKTLVPAGGGLSEDKLPEVVAQFDVVSNPEFLREGSAVYDTFNPDRIVLGGNSQRAIALMQQLYAPIVERKFAENQSLPPVPILATDLSSAEMIKYAANAFLATKISFINEVANICDRVGADVTQVAKGIGLDSRIGNKFLQAGIGWGGSCFPKDVAALIHTADDYGYEAQLLKSAVSVNERQRLIALEKLQQVLKILKGKTVGLLGLTFKPDTDDLRDAPALNLIEQLNRLGAKVKAYDPIVSQTGLRHGLSGVLVETDAERLADGCDALVLVTEWQQFSTLDYGKMAKLMNHPVIIDGRNYLDPETMVRAGFQYVGVGR